In one window of Methanolobus mangrovi DNA:
- a CDS encoding NAD(P)-dependent alcohol dehydrogenase — MKAVVYERYGSPDVLEFKDIAKPVPKDNEFLIRIHATTVNRTDCGLREADPFIARFFTGLIRPKNKILGTEFAGEVEAIGKDVKQFKKGDHVFGHSGDKFGAHAEYICLTEDDPVAIKPDNMTYEEAASVCDGAILALTYLSKANIQKGHKVLIYGASGSIGTAGVQLAKYYGAEVTGVCSTTNLEMVSSLGADEVIDYTKEDFTQTDQTYEVVFDAVGKSSFSRCKNLLKAGGIYFSTELGYMAQNPFLDLWTSMFGSKKVMFPLPKYTKKDVLFFKELIEMGKIKAVIDRQYTLEQIVEAYMYVEKGHKKGNVVITLDRGSQ; from the coding sequence ATGAAAGCAGTGGTGTATGAAAGATATGGTTCGCCTGATGTTCTTGAATTTAAAGATATAGCCAAACCTGTCCCAAAGGATAATGAGTTCCTCATAAGGATACATGCCACAACAGTGAACAGAACTGACTGTGGACTGCGGGAGGCTGATCCTTTTATTGCACGCTTTTTCACAGGTCTCATCAGACCAAAGAATAAGATACTTGGGACTGAATTTGCCGGGGAGGTCGAAGCAATAGGCAAAGATGTGAAGCAATTTAAAAAAGGCGATCATGTCTTTGGACATAGCGGAGATAAATTTGGTGCTCATGCTGAGTACATTTGCCTGACCGAAGATGATCCGGTGGCAATAAAACCGGATAATATGACCTATGAAGAAGCTGCCTCGGTTTGCGATGGTGCAATACTGGCATTGACCTATCTTAGTAAAGCAAACATTCAGAAAGGGCATAAAGTCCTTATATACGGAGCCTCCGGGTCAATTGGTACTGCAGGGGTGCAGCTTGCCAAATACTATGGGGCTGAGGTTACAGGAGTATGCAGCACCACGAATTTAGAAATGGTGAGCTCTCTGGGAGCAGATGAAGTGATTGATTACACTAAAGAAGATTTCACCCAAACCGACCAAACGTATGAAGTTGTTTTTGATGCGGTGGGTAAAAGTTCATTTTCCCGTTGCAAAAATCTTCTAAAAGCAGGTGGAATCTATTTCTCTACAGAACTTGGATACATGGCCCAGAATCCATTTCTGGACTTGTGGACCTCAATGTTCGGTAGCAAAAAGGTAATGTTCCCGCTTCCAAAATACACCAAAAAGGATGTTCTCTTTTTCAAAGAACTTATCGAGATGGGAAAGATAAAAGCTGTTATTGACAGGCAGTATACATTGGAGCAGATTGTAGAGGCTTACATGTATGTCGAAAAAGGGCACAAAAAGGGAAATGTCGTAATAACTCTGGACCGTGGCTCTCAATGA
- a CDS encoding NADH-ubiquinone oxidoreductase-F iron-sulfur binding region domain-containing protein yields the protein MSENLSYLSARKGLHENLFEKLGQLAEESGTPDLQEMQEIAREYLLGEANIYSTLSFYDFLRPENKGKKAYVCNGSACLCAGTQPRVKSELKNHLKEEEIGEMTCLGRCHENSAFYYNGQNYSGEDITNIASLIRSKTATQETYGTQAQGTAILMQNPLTVELFAKQLKYLFTQTPDQVLDEVHKAHVRGRGGAGFPMGFKLETIKEAEGKYKFIVCNADEGDPGAYSDRYLLEQQPLRVLLGMLIAGYVSGANTGVVYIRAEYPESQTVIRQSIRELEDLNLLGNNIQNSGFSFVFKLIKAQGAYICGEETALLSSIEGQSPEVRVRPPFPAQQGLFNMPTLVNSVETFANVPFIVEHGGDAFNRIGSSQSKGTKLISLDGFFNRPGIYEVEMGTPLKTVIEELGSGFKSDVKALHIGGILGGLVPVSMINSLQVSFESFAENGFLLGHGSIVSIPENFPIIEYIKHLFQFTAHESCGKCFPCRLGSTRGFELLQKATDSNYKIDRQLFSDLLDTMQQGSLCALGGGLPLPVKNALQGFDNELKVYFQ from the coding sequence ATGTCAGAAAATTTAAGTTATTTATCCGCTCGTAAAGGTTTACATGAAAACCTTTTTGAGAAATTAGGTCAGCTGGCTGAAGAAAGTGGCACACCTGACTTGCAGGAAATGCAAGAAATTGCCAGAGAATATTTGCTGGGTGAAGCCAATATCTATAGCACACTCTCATTTTATGATTTTCTTCGACCTGAAAACAAAGGCAAAAAAGCATATGTATGTAACGGAAGCGCTTGCTTATGCGCCGGTACACAACCACGAGTGAAAAGTGAACTGAAAAATCACTTGAAAGAAGAAGAGATTGGTGAAATGACCTGTCTTGGCAGGTGCCATGAGAATAGTGCATTCTATTACAATGGACAGAATTACTCCGGCGAAGATATTACTAACATTGCTTCATTAATTAGATCAAAAACTGCTACACAAGAAACATATGGGACTCAGGCACAGGGAACAGCCATCTTAATGCAAAATCCGTTAACTGTGGAGTTATTTGCCAAACAACTGAAGTACTTATTTACACAAACCCCTGATCAAGTGCTGGATGAGGTCCATAAAGCACATGTAAGAGGGCGTGGAGGGGCTGGCTTCCCGATGGGATTCAAGCTGGAAACTATTAAAGAAGCCGAAGGCAAATATAAGTTCATTGTTTGCAATGCTGACGAAGGTGATCCCGGAGCCTACTCTGATCGATACTTATTGGAACAACAACCATTGAGAGTTTTATTAGGTATGCTGATAGCAGGTTACGTAAGTGGTGCGAATACCGGTGTGGTATATATCAGGGCTGAGTATCCTGAATCACAGACGGTAATCAGGCAAAGCATCAGAGAACTTGAAGATCTAAATTTACTGGGAAATAATATACAAAACTCAGGTTTTTCGTTCGTATTCAAATTGATCAAAGCTCAGGGTGCCTACATATGCGGCGAAGAAACGGCATTGCTTTCATCCATAGAAGGACAAAGCCCTGAAGTACGCGTTCGTCCACCGTTCCCGGCACAACAGGGTTTATTCAATATGCCTACGCTGGTGAACAGCGTTGAAACCTTTGCTAATGTCCCCTTTATTGTTGAACACGGTGGAGATGCTTTTAACCGGATAGGTTCGTCACAATCTAAAGGCACCAAATTAATCTCATTGGATGGTTTCTTTAATAGACCCGGGATTTATGAAGTTGAAATGGGCACTCCGCTTAAAACCGTAATCGAAGAATTAGGTAGCGGTTTCAAGAGCGATGTAAAAGCTTTGCACATTGGAGGAATATTAGGAGGTTTGGTTCCGGTATCAATGATTAACTCCTTACAGGTCTCTTTTGAATCATTTGCTGAAAATGGCTTTTTATTAGGGCATGGCTCCATTGTAAGTATTCCCGAAAACTTCCCGATTATCGAATACATAAAACACCTGTTCCAGTTCACAGCGCATGAAAGCTGTGGAAAGTGTTTCCCCTGCAGATTAGGCTCGACACGTGGTTTCGAACTGTTGCAAAAAGCAACCGATAGCAATTATAAAATTGATCGGCAATTATTCAGCGACTTATTGGACACTATGCAACAAGGTTCCCTGTGTGCCCTGGGAGGCGGACTTCCTTTACCCGTAAAAAATGCGCTGCAAGGCTTTGACAACGAATTAAAAGTTTATTTTCAATGA